In a single window of the Azospirillum thiophilum genome:
- a CDS encoding trans-sulfuration enzyme family protein, which yields MKDLTQCVVNPSVATEGFNSLSVPVHRGSTIVFANAEGYATRGERGHTGYTYGLYGTPTTRTLEAKLTALENGAWTFLLPSGQAANSFAVLPFLQAGDRILIADTSYPPVRDFANRDLARFGVEVDYYDPTSVADLERRIDGRTRIVWCESPGSTTMEVQDLPAIAAVAHRHGALVGCDNTWATPLNFKPLDHGADLVTEALTKYVGGHSDLLMGSLTVRDEALITPIRSALGRYGIGVSPDDASLVLRGMETLGVRMRQASDGAMALVERLAGHPMVEEVLYPALAGSPGHAVWKRDFLGASGVFSVVFTPAATPHVSPALDVLRTFAIGASWGGTRSLMAPMPVRRNRTARPWHGEDLILRISVGLEDPSDLQDDLTAFLDDIAARTAKAHAA from the coding sequence ATGAAAGATCTCACCCAATGCGTGGTGAATCCTTCGGTCGCCACCGAAGGATTCAACAGCCTCAGCGTGCCCGTCCATCGTGGATCGACGATCGTGTTCGCCAATGCCGAAGGTTACGCGACACGCGGCGAACGCGGACACACCGGCTATACCTACGGCCTCTACGGCACGCCCACCACCAGGACGCTCGAAGCAAAGCTGACGGCGCTTGAAAACGGTGCCTGGACATTTCTTTTGCCTTCGGGCCAGGCCGCCAACAGTTTCGCCGTGCTGCCCTTCCTGCAGGCGGGCGACAGGATCCTGATCGCCGACACCTCCTATCCGCCGGTGCGCGACTTCGCCAACCGCGATCTGGCCAGGTTCGGCGTCGAGGTCGACTATTACGATCCGACCTCCGTCGCCGACCTGGAGCGGCGGATCGATGGACGCACCCGGATCGTGTGGTGCGAATCCCCCGGCTCCACGACGATGGAAGTCCAGGACCTGCCCGCCATCGCGGCGGTGGCGCACCGCCATGGCGCCCTGGTCGGCTGCGACAACACCTGGGCCACCCCGCTGAACTTCAAGCCGCTCGACCATGGCGCCGATCTGGTGACCGAAGCGCTGACGAAATATGTCGGCGGCCATTCCGACCTGCTGATGGGATCCCTCACCGTGCGGGACGAGGCGCTGATCACGCCGATCCGCAGTGCTCTCGGCCGCTATGGAATCGGCGTATCGCCCGACGACGCCTCGCTGGTGCTGCGGGGGATGGAAACGCTGGGCGTGCGGATGCGGCAGGCGTCAGACGGGGCGATGGCCCTGGTCGAGCGGCTGGCCGGCCACCCGATGGTCGAGGAGGTGCTGTATCCGGCGCTCGCCGGCTCTCCCGGCCATGCGGTGTGGAAGCGTGACTTCCTGGGAGCCAGCGGCGTCTTCAGCGTGGTGTTCACGCCGGCAGCGACGCCCCACGTCTCGCCGGCCCTCGACGTGCTGCGCACCTTCGCCATCGGCGCCTCCTGGGGCGGGACCCGCAGCCTGATGGCCCCGATGCCGGTCCGGCGCAACCGGACCGCCCGCCCATGGCACGGCGAGGATCTGATTTTGCGCATCAGCGTCGGGCTGGAGGATCCGTCCGACCTGCAGGACGACCTCACCGCCTTCCTCGACGACATCGCCGCACGGACGGCCAAGGCGCACGCCGCCTGA
- a CDS encoding ABC transporter permease yields MTRAGIQRLLITASAVLTLEAACRLGHIGRGTMVPPSEMLTELVRLMGTDGFWSQIGFTLRNILAAAVAAMVAGFAGGVALHALPRVRRAVEPLIASYYALPFFVLYPLFIVLLGMNALPIIAMGFLYAVMAMVTATLSGLDRIPPVLRKVGRTYRLGRLQDALLIQLPAAGPHIFTGVKLALSYSVTGVIGAEFILAGSGLGYSIAFAYNNLQDRTMYALLLFVVVFVSSLTVLLHWAEQRVRHRSGAGRVGAARDIAGTGEKLVAAAVIVLLILGGWQLFHGMAGDEALASPLVTLNRLVVLFGNPSFWENVAETAKALGLSLLISCIGGGLAGVLIGANRSLSDVLEPLFVTLYAIPKVTLYPLILLLFGLGMPAKVAFGTLHGFIPMMLVTMGAIRAMNPVLRRSARAMRLSRMQTLTAILVPATVPEIVTGLRISFSITLLGVMVGEMFASKRGLGFMIMNGISVNDTATMMSVTVLIGLFALAVNSALLALDNRMHRAS; encoded by the coding sequence ATGACGCGGGCCGGCATCCAGCGCCTTCTGATCACCGCCTCGGCCGTCCTGACGCTGGAGGCGGCCTGCCGCCTGGGCCATATCGGGCGCGGCACCATGGTCCCGCCGTCGGAGATGCTGACCGAACTGGTCCGGCTGATGGGGACCGACGGCTTCTGGTCCCAGATCGGCTTCACCCTGCGCAACATCCTCGCCGCCGCCGTCGCCGCGATGGTGGCGGGCTTTGCGGGCGGCGTCGCGCTCCATGCCCTGCCGCGGGTCCGCCGGGCGGTCGAGCCGTTGATCGCCAGCTACTACGCCCTGCCGTTCTTCGTGCTGTACCCGCTGTTCATCGTGCTGCTCGGCATGAACGCCTTGCCGATCATCGCCATGGGCTTTCTCTATGCGGTGATGGCGATGGTCACGGCGACGCTGTCCGGGCTGGACCGCATTCCGCCGGTGCTGCGCAAGGTCGGCCGCACCTATCGCCTCGGCCGGCTCCAGGACGCGTTGCTGATCCAGCTTCCGGCGGCCGGGCCGCACATCTTCACCGGCGTCAAGCTGGCGCTGAGCTATTCGGTGACCGGCGTCATCGGGGCGGAGTTCATCCTGGCCGGCAGCGGGCTCGGCTACTCCATCGCCTTCGCGTACAACAATCTCCAGGACCGGACGATGTACGCGCTGCTGCTGTTCGTGGTGGTCTTCGTGTCCAGCCTGACCGTCCTGCTGCATTGGGCGGAACAGCGGGTGCGCCACCGCTCCGGCGCCGGCCGCGTCGGTGCCGCCCGCGACATTGCCGGAACGGGGGAGAAGCTGGTGGCGGCCGCCGTCATCGTCCTGCTGATCCTCGGCGGCTGGCAGCTGTTCCACGGCATGGCGGGGGACGAGGCGCTTGCCTCGCCGCTCGTCACCCTGAACAGGCTGGTCGTCCTGTTCGGCAACCCGTCCTTCTGGGAGAATGTGGCGGAGACGGCCAAGGCGCTGGGCCTGTCGCTGCTGATCTCCTGCATCGGCGGCGGGCTGGCGGGCGTGCTGATCGGCGCGAACCGGTCGCTGTCGGACGTGCTGGAGCCGCTGTTCGTCACCCTCTACGCCATCCCCAAGGTCACGCTCTATCCGCTGATCCTGCTGCTGTTCGGGCTGGGCATGCCGGCGAAGGTGGCCTTCGGCACGCTGCACGGCTTCATTCCGATGATGCTGGTCACCATGGGCGCCATCCGCGCCATGAACCCGGTGCTGCGGCGCTCGGCCCGTGCCATGCGGCTGTCGCGGATGCAGACCCTGACTGCGATCCTGGTGCCGGCGACGGTTCCCGAAATCGTGACCGGCCTGCGCATCAGCTTCTCCATCACCCTTCTCGGCGTGATGGTCGGCGAGATGTTCGCGTCCAAGCGCGGACTGGGCTTCATGATCATGAACGGCATCAGCGTCAACGACACCGCGACGATGATGAGCGTCACCGTGCTGATCGGCCTGTTCGCCCTGGCGGTCAACAGTGCGCTGCTGGCGCTGGACAACCGGATGCACCGGGCCTCCTGA
- a CDS encoding ABC transporter ATP-binding protein — protein sequence MTGVTRIFGSVVHALGPVDLDLRRGEFFSIVGPSGCGKSTLLDVLAGLSAPTDGTITFEGKRVRGTVPDGVGVVFQEDASFPWLTVRDNIGFGLRRAGFRGAEADDRVRHAIDFMGLNDFADAYPNQLSGGMRQRVCIARTLVMRPRLVLLDEPFGALDQQTRLLMGDELLRLWRASGATVLLITHALDEAAMLSDRIGVMSSRPGRFIEIVETGWPRDRTSAIAAEPAFGAVTTRLWNTLREESLKAMASQRRIAG from the coding sequence ATGACCGGCGTCACCCGCATCTTCGGGTCAGTCGTCCATGCGCTGGGGCCGGTCGATCTGGACCTGCGGCGGGGAGAGTTCTTTTCCATCGTCGGGCCGTCCGGCTGCGGCAAATCCACCCTGCTCGACGTGCTGGCCGGGCTGAGCGCGCCGACCGACGGCACCATCACCTTCGAGGGCAAGCGCGTGCGCGGCACGGTTCCCGATGGTGTCGGCGTGGTGTTCCAGGAGGATGCGTCCTTTCCCTGGCTGACGGTGCGCGACAACATCGGCTTCGGCCTGCGGCGAGCCGGCTTTCGCGGCGCCGAGGCGGACGACCGCGTGCGCCATGCCATCGATTTCATGGGGTTGAACGATTTCGCCGACGCCTATCCCAACCAGCTGTCCGGCGGCATGCGCCAGCGCGTCTGCATCGCCCGCACGCTGGTGATGCGCCCGCGCCTGGTGCTGCTCGACGAGCCGTTCGGCGCGCTCGACCAGCAGACGCGCCTGCTGATGGGGGATGAACTGCTGCGGCTGTGGCGGGCGAGCGGGGCGACCGTCCTGCTGATCACCCATGCGCTGGACGAGGCGGCGATGCTGTCCGACCGCATCGGCGTGATGTCGTCCCGCCCGGGCCGTTTCATCGAGATCGTCGAGACCGGTTGGCCGCGCGACCGCACCAGCGCCATCGCCGCCGAGCCTGCCTTCGGCGCCGTCACCACGCGCCTGTGGAACACGCTGCGGGAGGAATCGCTGAAGGCGATGGCCAGCCAGCGGAGGATCGCCGGATGA
- a CDS encoding LysR family transcriptional regulator: MRSRQLESFILVCELGSISKAALALNIAQPALGVQIKALEREFGVTLLVRTVTGTHPTPAGLLFLEEARLIVRRLQDLKRSLREGAGQVPRTLAVGLTPSLSGLLAGRLMERLRSALPGVELKLFEELSHALIGHVSSGKLDLALAYTVPHSRMLHSEPRLNEALCLITHPGSRFDGAGPVTLAGIADAELAMPNEGDLVRRLITDTMTARGLVPNVAFSLESMQAIKDMVRRGLACAILPHSAVAEDLQAGVLVIRPISEPALTRTLFLIRPTASEPNAATAQALHIIDGLLDELRHEDRNFTVAMAPA; this comes from the coding sequence ATGCGCAGCCGCCAGTTGGAGAGCTTCATCCTGGTCTGCGAACTGGGCAGCATCAGCAAGGCGGCGCTGGCGCTGAACATCGCCCAGCCGGCGCTGGGGGTGCAGATCAAGGCGCTGGAACGGGAATTCGGGGTCACGCTGCTGGTCCGCACCGTCACCGGAACCCATCCCACTCCGGCGGGCCTCCTCTTCCTGGAGGAGGCGAGGCTGATCGTCCGGCGCCTGCAGGATTTGAAACGGTCGCTGCGCGAGGGTGCCGGGCAGGTTCCAAGGACGCTGGCGGTGGGACTGACCCCCAGCCTGTCGGGGCTGCTGGCCGGCCGGCTGATGGAGCGGCTGCGCAGCGCCCTGCCGGGGGTCGAGCTGAAGCTGTTCGAGGAGTTGAGCCATGCGCTGATCGGCCATGTCTCGTCGGGCAAGCTGGATCTCGCACTGGCCTACACGGTGCCGCACAGCCGCATGCTGCACAGCGAGCCACGGCTGAACGAGGCGTTGTGCCTGATCACCCATCCGGGCTCGCGCTTCGACGGGGCGGGGCCGGTGACGCTGGCGGGCATCGCCGATGCCGAACTGGCGATGCCCAACGAGGGCGATCTGGTCCGGCGGCTGATCACCGACACGATGACCGCGCGCGGGCTGGTGCCGAATGTCGCCTTCTCGCTGGAATCCATGCAGGCCATCAAGGACATGGTCCGGCGCGGACTGGCCTGTGCGATCCTGCCGCACAGTGCTGTCGCGGAAGACCTCCAGGCCGGCGTCCTGGTCATCCGGCCGATCAGCGAACCGGCGCTGACACGCACGCTGTTCCTCATCCGCCCGACCGCAAGCGAACCGAACGCCGCCACGGCCCAGGCGTTGCACATCATCGACGGTCTGCTTGACGAATTGAGGCACGAGGATCGCAACTTCACCGTCGCCATGGCACCGGCCTGA
- a CDS encoding amidohydrolase family protein — protein MPIETAKLIDVHAHVRLEATNGAAGVHGPEHGVDENGQPWYRVGNYRLSGVRHLNSPFTDPELRLRRMDRAGIDFQVLSASPLNYFHHIDVPSAVSFCRRHNDALAELVGRHPDRLGGLAALPMQDPCAATEELERSVTELGLWGAATGTEFAGEPLHSPEFDRLYDAFVRLDVPLFLHPAPAGIDGPPGDPALKRFDLDVIIGFAAQETIAVATLIFGGVLERHPKLDVWISHGGGAAVFTAGRLAQAGMKRPWASQSMKKDGAFEEMLSRLWFDTHLNDDRALALLTRVVGPDRLVFGTNFAGWDQPEDGHHGAVSPALAGNARRLLRKDKAHKGGTP, from the coding sequence ATGCCCATCGAAACCGCCAAGCTGATCGACGTCCACGCCCATGTCCGGCTGGAGGCGACCAACGGCGCCGCCGGCGTCCATGGACCTGAGCATGGCGTCGACGAGAATGGCCAGCCCTGGTACCGCGTCGGCAACTACCGGCTGAGCGGCGTGCGCCACCTCAACAGTCCCTTCACTGATCCCGAGCTGCGGCTTCGCCGCATGGACCGGGCCGGCATCGATTTCCAGGTGCTGTCGGCCAGCCCGCTGAACTATTTCCACCACATCGACGTGCCCTCGGCCGTCTCCTTCTGCCGCCGTCACAACGACGCTCTGGCGGAACTGGTCGGGCGCCATCCCGACAGGCTGGGCGGGCTGGCCGCCCTGCCGATGCAGGATCCCTGCGCCGCGACGGAGGAGCTTGAGCGGTCCGTCACCGAGCTGGGCCTGTGGGGGGCGGCGACCGGCACCGAATTCGCGGGCGAGCCGCTGCACAGCCCGGAGTTCGACAGGCTTTACGACGCGTTCGTGAGGCTGGACGTGCCGCTGTTCCTGCATCCGGCGCCCGCCGGCATCGACGGGCCGCCCGGCGACCCGGCGCTGAAGCGCTTCGACCTCGACGTCATCATCGGATTCGCCGCGCAGGAAACCATCGCCGTCGCCACCCTGATCTTCGGCGGTGTGCTGGAGCGGCACCCCAAGCTGGACGTCTGGATCAGCCATGGCGGCGGTGCCGCCGTCTTCACCGCCGGACGGCTGGCGCAGGCCGGCATGAAGCGCCCCTGGGCCAGCCAGTCGATGAAGAAGGATGGCGCCTTCGAGGAGATGCTGTCGCGCCTGTGGTTCGACACGCATCTGAACGACGACCGCGCGCTGGCTCTGCTGACCCGGGTGGTGGGGCCGGACCGGCTGGTCTTCGGCACCAACTTCGCTGGCTGGGACCAGCCGGAGGACGGACACCACGGCGCCGTGTCGCCGGCCCTGGCCGGCAACGCCCGCCGCCTGCTGAGAAAAGACAAAGCCCATAAAGGAGGAACGCCATGA